Part of the Pedosphaera parvula Ellin514 genome is shown below.
GGATTTTGCCGGATGCCTTTGTGGGCTCTCCGCGCGCCGGGATTTTCGAGGAAGCATTCAGTGAATACGGCGAAGTGCAGCCGGGTCGGGCGAGCGCTGACCGGACCTTTGTACTGGACCTGACGCCAACGTTGGAGGAGTTGCGCAAGAAGCTGGATCAGAAATGGCGGAACCAGTTGAATCGCTCGGAGAAGAATAATTTGACCATCGTGGAGGGAACGGGCCGGGAGGAGTATAAAGTGTTCGTCAAAATTTATGAAGAGATGTGGGCACGGAAGAAGTTCGATACGACTGTGGATGTGCACGAGTTTGGCCGGATTACGGAAGATTTACCGGGCGGGCAGAAGTTCAAGACGCTGATTTGCCAGCGCGAGGGTGTGCCGGTGTGCGGGATTGTGTGTTCGGCGGTGGGTAGCATGGGGATTTATCTCCTCGGCGCGACGAACGATCAGGGCCTGGACAGCAAGGGAGCTTATTTGTTGCAGTGGACGATGATCAAATGGCTGAAGGAGAATGGTTTCAAATATTATGATTTGGGCGGGATTGATCCGGAACTTAATCCCGGTGTGTATCATTTCAAGAAGGGTTTCTCCGCAGAGGACATGACGCGGATGGCGCCGTTG
Proteins encoded:
- a CDS encoding lipid II:glycine glycyltransferase FemX is translated as MSYTVEIDKVSSAEWSGLMELFEDSNPYQTWSYGAIRWGEENLSHLVLRKGDSSVMAMAQLRIIRPKLVGGGVAYLRWGPICHLRGATLDLQTVKLVMKELHEEYVRKRKLFLRILPDAFVGSPRAGIFEEAFSEYGEVQPGRASADRTFVLDLTPTLEELRKKLDQKWRNQLNRSEKNNLTIVEGTGREEYKVFVKIYEEMWARKKFDTTVDVHEFGRITEDLPGGQKFKTLICQREGVPVCGIVCSAVGSMGIYLLGATNDQGLDSKGAYLLQWTMIKWLKENGFKYYDLGGIDPELNPGVYHFKKGFSAEDMTRMAPLESCEAVMSSLFMKAADFGRGGAQKAASKFKNDVAGAIGRLKPAPKLNQAEPGNPNT